The sequence CCCCTGGGATTCAGCTTCTTCTTCAACATGCTTTTCGTGTATCCTGCGCCGCGCGGCCCCAGGCGTCGGGGTGGGGCGGCCCGCCGGGCTGGGGGGCGGCTCGCCGGGCTGCGGGAGGCCCGgagcggggaaactgaggctctgctGGGTGGCACTTCCTTCACGGACGCCGCAGGTTCCGCTACTGCCGCATGCTGGAGGAGGGCTCCTTCCGCGGCCGCACGGCCGACTTCGTCTTCATGTTTCTCTTCGGGGGCATCCTCATGACCGTATCCTTCCCGGGCGCTGAAACTTCAGGCCGCAGCGCCTCTGGGCCCAGCCTGTGTCGGCCATGGGGCCGACATGGGCACCCCGGCCGGAGGGGGACAGGGTGGTCCCCGCAGCTCAGGATGTATCTAGCATATATCATGTGCTCAGCTCCGGATGCCAGCGCCAGCTCTCCAGGCCGTACACACCACCACAGGGCCGGGTGCAGCAGAGCCAGCTGGGGTGCTCGCAGGCTGGGGCCCAGAGGACAAGCAGGACGGATCACGTGGAGCCTGAAGGCCACAGCGTGGCCTCGATAGGAAGGGCACATCTTGATCGGGGAGTGGCACataggggggaggagggaggattcCAGGGGTCCGGGGCAGGGGCTGAGACCTGCACCAGGGAaggcccccccccacccacacagACACCTTGACTCTGGCTCAgctgctggggctcctgggcagcctgTTCTTCTTGGGCCAGGCCCTCACAGTCATGCTGGTGTACGTGTGGAGCCGCCGCAACCCCCGAGTGAGGGTCAACTTCTTTGGCCTCCTCACCTTCCATGCACCATTCCTGCCCTGGGCGCTCATGGGTTTCTCGCTGCTGCTGGGCAACTCGATTCTCGTGGACCTGCTGGGTGAGCCTGCCTGtgcacctcccctccccaaacAGGCGGTCTGGCACCTGCCGCCTCAGGCTGGCTGCCGCTGTCCCAGAGCCCTCCCTCCCGCCGGCACTGGATCTCTCACCTGTCCTCACACCCCCTCTTCCTGCCCCGCCAGCTCCTCTGTTTTTCTGGCCCCTTGAACTAGCCAGCCAGCTACAAGCTTCCTTTCTTCAGGCCTGATGTACTGATGCTCATGTGGGTCCTCACCAGGGTGGGGATAGGTGTCAAGATTCCAGCTTTGGCTCCTATTTCTCCCATGTTCTCAGGCCCTTCCCTCCCCAGGTCCTGCCCACTTCTGGGCCAGGTAAGCCTGCCCTTCAGGGTCAACCCTGGCCTCACCCTCGGCTGGCAGTACAGAACATCTGGCAGGTTGTCATGGGTACTTATGCTGTGGGGCCTGAGGTTACTTGTCCTGGCTGCGCCTCCAGAACTGCACATGAGGTGGGGAGCAGGCTATGCTGGCCCAGGCTCCGGACTGTGGAGGGTGGCCTCAGCTGTCCTTGGCTCTCCTACAGGGATTGCGGTGGGCCACATTTACTACTTCCTAGAGGATGTCTTCCCCAACCAGCCTGGAGGCAAGAGGCTGCTGCTGACCCCCCGCTTCCTGTGAGTGCTAGAGATGACATTTCTCCCCTTACCCTCCTTCAGATGGCTCCCTGCCCTAGTGGGGACCCCTGCTGGCCTCAGCTCAGTGCAGGCCCCTCCCTACAGGAAGCTGCTACTGGATGCCCCACAGGAAGATCCCAATTACCTGCCCCTCCCGGAGGAGCAGCCAGGACCCCTACAGCAATGACCCtacccagggccagggccagcccCAGGGGCCTGTTTTCCTGGCCTCTGGCAGGCCTCCATCCCACCCCTATCTCCCACTTACAGGGAGAGCAACCTGTCCTGGAGACCGGGCTGGTGTTCAGGGCCAATCCAAATAAACAGAATGACCTGCATTTCTCTGCCCGCAGCACTGGCTCCCTGCCTCGGCTGGCCACACCCTTCCATGCTGAGCAGGTGCTGTTGGCCTTGACCTGAGGCCACCAAGCCTGGCCTGCCCTCTCAGGCCAACTGTAGATGGTAGGATGGGAGACCCAGAGGGGCTCAAGAACCTGCCCAAGGTTCCCCAGCAGCTTTGAGCTTATAGATAAGCTTGGGGTTCTCACTCCAACTTTGCCAGTGCCTCAATGGAGCTTCACGCAAATCCCACCCGCACGGATTTCTGTTCCCTGCCAGGCAGCAAGGGACCTGCCGAGGTCTCCTTAGCTGGGATGTCCCTGTCATGCCAAGCCCAGTCTGCAGCCCTCAGGCTGATGCCTCATTTGGTTCTTCCTGTCCCTCATCAACAACATGTGGACCTTTACCCCACTTTCTAGCAGTTAATGGACTTGGCCAAGGCTCCATGGGGTCAGGTGCAGCACAGGGCCAGGATGGGGTTCTTTGCCCTTCTTGTGACCACAAAGCTTTGAGAAATTTTTATCGCGACAGAGTTCTACAAAGTTCTCTCCCTGATGTTTTTAACTGAGGACCATGGGAGCCTGATCTGATCCCTAGCAGGCACCAGACAAAATGGCCAACTTTCCTTATTGCCCTAGACCCGTCTGAATTACGGTATTTTTCCCGGATGATCAGCAGCAAGCATAAGGGCTCCTCCAGCCATAGGTTGTCACATTCACAGAAAACACAGGTATTCACCATGCAGTCGGACCTTAATTTTGTAGGGAAACCTTGTGGAGTCACAGCTGGCTCTGCAGCAATGTGGGCCAAGAGTGCTCAAAGTGAGGGCTCAGCCCCTGGGCCTGATGCACCGGCCCACCCAGAAGGGCTGAGGTGGGAAGGATTCATTCCATCCCATCAGTTGTAGGGGCACACGACCAAGCAAACCCTTCGGCAAGGAAGCCCACTTGTCTCCACGGCCAGTGAAGCCCAGGCCTGGAATCTTCCTCTTTGTTCAAGGCCTCACATGAAGCCCAACTGTCTCCTAAGTGTGGGCCTCCAGTAAGTTGCACTCCTGGATGAAGGGCAGGGGGCTTGAGTACAGACTCCCTGGGTGCCAGGAGCTGTCATGTCCCAGGACATCAGAGgacccccagccccgagggccaGGCGCATCTACCCTGGCAGTGAAGACCCCAATTCCTACTCAGAGCTCTGCCCTTGGCCAGTGTGGGACTCAGACTGGGAGCCAGGAGCCTCATGCCGCTGCCAGGCTCCTGGGGGTCAGAGCAGCCCTGACCTGCAGGGAAGACCTGGCAGCACCTGAAGGCACCAGCCCAGGGCTGGAGGTCTGGGCCTGTTCTCTCTGGTAAGACTGGCTATGTGCCCAGTCCACCAGCCAGTGCTCGGCACAGTGAGTAGACCCACACATGCCACCCTCACGGAGCCCACGTCCCTTCTGTGGAGTGGGGACACTTCCATGTTGGACAAGAAGCAGTTCATTGGGGGCAGAGCTGAGACAAAGCCCAGGGCTATGCCTTCTTCTCAACACACCTTATCACCCCACAGCTGGCACCAGGCAGCATGATGCTCCACGTGCCTTATTCCTCACGACTGACCTGACAGAGAGGAGCTGGCCTGGCTCATGGCACCAGCCAGAGGTGGAGCTGGCCCCAACCACCTGCTGCTGGGAGGTGTGTCAAGAGCGGTGCACATTGGCCATGGCTGAAACAGCCAGTCACAGGCCCTCGGGCATCCCTGCTGGTGATGCCCCTGGAGCCTCCACAGAGGACACGGCTGTTGCAAGGGGCTCCAGGGAAGCAATGctcctggtgggggtggggggagggggaggtacGACAGCCTGGACACAGCAGAGCCCAAGGACAGCAGGAAAGCCTAAGCTGCTCCACAAGGCCAAGCAAaggggatgtgggggtgggggctctcaCTGAAAGGTAAGTGGGCCCCCTGCCCTGTGAGCCTCATGACTTCACTTCTGCTCGTCTGTATGACATGGCACAGCAGGTGGGTGCCAGGCTGGGGGACCTGAGGAAAAGCAGCACTGTGCTCTGACTGGCCTTGGATGCAGCCTTATTAGCTCCCACTTGTCCATCTGGGGCTCCCGGGCAGAGAAGGGCGAGCGTGCTGGCATGCCAGCCTTGGCCACACACCACCCCAGCCATGCCCTGCTCCTTGTgcccattcttattttttatgctaccactttgaaaaaatgaacatgacctgttgtctttatttaaaaagtgttgctagccctacatggggctcctatacaaaaacaaaacacaactcaaaAACGAGGCCTCTTTCTGACCAGAGACTTGGGTGGCGACTAGGGCCCAACAAATGGAATGTGTGCCCAGGGGAGGATGACTGGAAGCCCTCCCCACGCCCCATACTCCTCAGGATGGCCCCGGcctgtccctttccctcctccttgccAGAAGATGAAGGAGAGGCGGTCCAATCTTCTGAACGCTCCGTGGGAGCCATGCACCAATGGGCTGGTTACCAGGCTGGGGCAGTGTTGGCAAGTCGCCTCATACGCCTGCAGGAGGAGAGTAGGCAGTGACCCGGAGCCAGCTTCCAGCCCTGAGTGGCTGCCCTCCCCCAAGGATTCCAGTGCAGCCAGTGGAGTGGGGACAGAGCTAGGACATGGTGGGGGGATCCCCAGCCTCCTTGCTCTGCTTGAGCCTGTCTGCTGCTCgaggccctggagctgccctcTCTCAACCCAGCCCACCTCTCCAGGGCTCCAGGTAGGTAGGTCTGGGTGGTGGTCAGACCCAATCTGAGGGCTTACTTTTGTTTCCCATAGGGAAACCCACCCAGGGGCTACATTGGGACTTATCACCCAGGGCCCGTCTCCCAGAAACCGGGTCACTGGGTCCCTCCTCTGCCTGCAAGACATTGCCTTTGGGCAGAGCCAACTTCAAGGggcctggaggggtggggggtaccTTGTGTTCCTGTCCTGGTCGCGGATCTTCTTTTCCATCTCAGCATCTGTCAGAGTCTCCAGCAGTGGGCACCACTGGTCAGCATCACCTGTGTTCCGGATGGCAATCTCCACCGTGGGGAGGGGGTTCTCACTGTGGGCCAGGGATGGGGGGTGGTAACTGCTGGTTCACAGAGTAGCAGCTAGAAAGGCCCCCCAGACACCAGTGGCCACCCCCTGTTAGAGCACTGGAGCCAGCACATGGCAGGAAGGCCCAGGCCTTTCCTGCtacctcctctgcctcctccccactggCCATTTCCATGCCCGGCTCCTCAGAACAGCACTCTTGACAGGAGTGGCCCAGTCATCCACCTGTCACCTGAACCTCAAGGCACAGTCCCTGGAAATGCCAggtccgggcagcccaggtggctcagtggtttagcaccaccttcagcccagggtatgatcctggacactggggatcgagtcccacgtcgagctccctgtatggagcctgcttctccctctgcctatgtctctgcctctctctctgtctctcatgaatacataaataaaataaatcttaaaaaaaaaattcctttgagatttcacattaaaaaaaaatgaagggatccctgggtggctcagtggtttagtgtctgcctttggcccagggcttgatcctggagtcccaggatcgagtcccacatcgggctcccggcatggagcctgcttctctcttctcctgtgtctccgcctctctctctatcataaatcaatcaatcttaaaaaaagaaaaaaagaaaaaggaaacgcCAGGACATGGTGGGGGGATCCCCCACAACAACAGCTTCTCTTCCAAGCACTCTTAAGCAGGCCCCTGCTGTCTCTGGTCTGAAGCCTGGGCAGGGCGCTCCCAGCAGAGGTGGTTCCCTGTGACCAGGGcactggggaggcaggggagggcgGTCGGCCCCACTCTGTGCCCGGGGCCGAGACCCACTAGCCTTGATACCTCATCACAGAAGGCTGCTGGGCTGACCTGCTCCTGAATATTCCATACACTTGCCCCTCAGTGCATTTCACTGGCCCAACTAAACTCCAGAGAGCTGGCCTATTTGCTTAAGGCAGACAGCTAAGCCTGGGACCCTTGTCCCCTGATCACTCCACGGCCCCTCGATGGCCACCCGGATGGCCACCTGTGCACCCTCTTGCTAAGGAGACACAGcggtgggggtggaggtaggggtgggggagataCACACAGGAGTGCCAGGGGAGGGGatcctcaggtggctcagcggtttagtgcctgcctttggcccagggcgcgatcctgcagtcccgggatcgagtcctgcgtcgggctccctgcatggagcctgcttctccttctgcctgtgtctctgcccctctctctctcttcctatgtctatcataaataaataaataaataaataaatttttaacaaaagaaaaaaaaaggagtgtcaGGGGAGGGAGGACACAGCTGAGCTGTCAGCTCCCTGGGCCTTGGAAGCTTGTGCGACAGGAGGCTGAAGAGGCAAGGATGCTTCAGAGCTGACGCTCCAACTcctggcctgggaggcaggcctcAGAGCATAGTCCTAACAGTGAtctctcccaccctcttcccACCATCATCACCCCGGCCTCATCAGtcccttttctctctgctccAACTGGGCAGCCTGCACCTGCCTCCCGAGGCTCGGCAGCCCCCAGAAGGCCAGCCCTGCTCCCCTGCAGCCCTGTCAGATGTCTGCCCAGTTGCAGCCTGGAGCCTTGCAAGACTCAGTTCGCTCTGGGCAGAGTAAAGGCAGGCAGAGCCCAGGGGAGGCACCCAGAGGACCTGACCGGACAGCCTGGGTTTTGATACTTCATTtggaaaaaaggaacaatattGTGGCTGTGAGAGCTTTTCAGAAGATTACTGTTATTTAAAGCAGCCAATGTATGTCCACTGAGCCAATGTATGTCTAGGGACCAGGAGCCTTGTTCACACGGTCTCCCTATAGCTTGTGCCCAAGGCTGTGTGTGGCCCATTGGAGAGGGTCATCCACCCAGGCCCGACTAGAGGCCCTGCTCCTCATGCTGCCAGCTGGTATGTTCTGGCCTCCCTCGTGCTCCTCTCCTCATCCTGGCGTCTCAAGGACTGTGAGCAGACGGGGCACAGCCCAGTGCATGGACTGAGGCCATCACCAGCCACCCAGGGCTACCTTGGCTCCTCTGCAGAAGTGGGGCTCACCTCTTGCTGCCGGAGCTAGGCCCCAAAGCCCAAGCCAGAGCCGGTGACTCAGAGGCCAGTGACAGGGGAAGTGCCAAGCCCCCGCCTGCAGTATCCTGGGGCCAACCCTCCTCAGCAGCTCCTGACAGTGGTTCCACAGCCAGTGCAGTGGTTTGGCaatgctgaaccacccagccacAGAACCAAACATCATCCCTCACCTCAAGGGCTCCCAGCCGCCTTCTTCGGGAGGACAGACATGAAAGGCGCCAAGCCCACGCGGAAGGGAGCAAAAcatgttttcctcttaatttaAACAAAAGCTCGTGAGTAGGTCCTGGAGGCCCCTTTGTTTACCTCCCTTTGGCTCTGGGAAGATTCCACTCCAGTGGGTTTGTTCTAAAATAAGAACTGCTCTATCCAACCCTGTAAGAATGGGCCAGGAGCCAGCAGGCCTGCTTTGGGTTTGGGACAAACACAGAGGCGGGGGAGCCACCTTGTCTCCCACTCGTCTGAGGAGATTGTGCATCATGGCTTCAAGGCTACATGGGATCCCAGATACTCCTACCCCCCTGCAGAGTCCAGGTGGGGACGCAGAGCCCAGGCAGGGGAGGCTGTGGCTGAGGTGAGAGAGTGTCTGTGGTGCAGCTTGTAGAGTTCTCTCTGTGTGACCTCACTTTTATGCCCTCACGTGATACAAAATGCCTGTCAAGCAGCACAACTATGCCCACTCCACAGACGAGGAAGACAGAGCCTTTGAGGAAAATGACTTGTCCATGGCCACTCaacagagagaagggggagacAAAACCTAACATCATCCTTTTTATGGTCAACTGACTTATCCGTGGTGCCAAAGTCCACACCACGGGAAAGACcaatctttccaacaaatggcATTAGGACAAGATGACCTGCTGGATTAGGCAGTGGTTTTGTGGGTATCAcattaattttagtatatgtgctgccgaagcgagcacgtGGGTATCACATTTTGTAATGCTTTTTAGAGCATaggtaggggcgcctggctggctcagttggtggagcttgatctcggggttgtgagtttgggccccacgttgggtgttgagattaaaaataaaatcttaaaaaaagggatccctgggtggcgcagcggtttggcgcctgcctttggcccagggcacgatcctggagacccaggatcgaatcccacgttgggctcccggtgcatggagcctgcttgtgtctctgcccctctctctctctctctctgtgtgtgactatcatttaaaaaaaaaaaaaaaaaaaatttgtgtttcaAAGGACACTGTCATGAAAGTGCAAAGACAACCTGCAAAGTAGGaggaaatatctgcaaatcacatCTCTGATATGGagcttgtatctagaatatataaagaacacttacaactcaataatgaaatacaactcaataataaaaatacaagtgaCCCAAATAAAAAACAGGGGACCTGAGTAGCCATTTTTCCAAAGGTGATAGGTGCTCAATGGCACCcaagatgctcaatgtcattagtcatcagggagaagcaaatcaaaaccacaagatcccactcctccctcctctaggatggctagaatcaaGAAGtcagataacaaatgctggcaagaatgcAGAGGGACCAGAAGCCTGGCTCTGCTGGCAGGAAGTAAAATAGTGTGGCTCCTTTGGAAAGCAGTCGGGCAGTCCCTCCGAATGCTAAACATAGCTACCACGCGACCCAGCAactccactcctaggtatctacccaaagcattgaaaacaggtgttcaaacagaaacttgtacatgaatgctcACAGCACTACTGTTAACAGCCAAAAAGTGACAACGCAACTGTCCATCACCTGCTGGCTGGGTAAATAAAACATGGTCCAACTGTatgatggaatattcctcagccacaaaaaggaatgaaactcGGAtacaggctcccacagggagacGTGACACTAAGGAGCCAGCCACAAAAGACCATGTGCTCTATGATTTCTATTTATACTGAGTACCCAGAACAGGCAACTCGATGGAAAGCAGATCAGTAATTGCCCAGGGCTGagaggagtgggggcagggcGATGGCTGGTAAAGGGGGAGAAGCTTcctttgggatgatggaaattgTCTCAAACCGTGAGGGCTGTGCCTCTGCAGATCCTATAAAGCACCGAACAGCTGGCGCTAGGTCAGAGGGCCGTACCAAATGCACATCACACCTCAAGGAAGCTGTTATAAAAAAGGACAAGCAGGCAAGCAAGCCCTGCTCTAGTCAGG is a genomic window of Vulpes vulpes isolate BD-2025 chromosome 10, VulVul3, whole genome shotgun sequence containing:
- the DERL3 gene encoding derlin-3 isoform X5 gives rise to the protein MAWQGLAAEFLQVPAVTRAYTAACVLTTAAVQLELLSPFQLYFNPHLVFRKFQVWRLVTNFLFFGPLGFSFFFNMLFVFRYCRMLEEGSFRGRTADFVFMFLFGGILMTLLGLLGSLFFLGQALTVMLVYVWSRRNPRVRVNFFGLLTFHAPFLPWALMGFSLLLGNSILVDLLGIAVGHIYYFLEDVFPNQPGGKRLLLTPRFLWHQAA
- the DERL3 gene encoding derlin-3 isoform X1; translation: MAWQGLAAEFLQVPAVTRAYTAACVLTTAAVQLELLSPFQLYFNPHLVFRKFQVWRLVTNFLFFGPLGFSFFFNMLFVFRYCRMLEEGSFRGRTADFVFMFLFGGILMTLLGLLGSLFFLGQALTVMLVYVWSRRNPRVRVNFFGLLTFHAPFLPWALMGFSLLLGNSILVDLLGIAVGHIYYFLEDVFPNQPGGKRLLLTPRFLCRGTRPSKPFGKEAHLSPRPVKPRPGIFLFVQGLT
- the DERL3 gene encoding derlin-3 isoform X6; amino-acid sequence: MAWQGLAAEFLQVPAVTRAYTAACVLTTAAVLELLSPFQLYFNPHLVFRKFQVWRLVTNFLFFGPLGFSFFFNMLFVFRYCRMLEEGSFRGRTADFVFMFLFGGILMTLLGLLGSLFFLGQALTVMLVYVWSRRNPRVRVNFFGLLTFHAPFLPWALMGFSLLLGNSILVDLLGIAVGHIYYFLEDVFPNQPGGKRLLLTPRFLWHQAA
- the DERL3 gene encoding derlin-3 isoform X2, whose protein sequence is MAWQGLAAEFLQVPAVTRAYTAACVLTTAAVLELLSPFQLYFNPHLVFRKFQVWRLVTNFLFFGPLGFSFFFNMLFVFRYCRMLEEGSFRGRTADFVFMFLFGGILMTLLGLLGSLFFLGQALTVMLVYVWSRRNPRVRVNFFGLLTFHAPFLPWALMGFSLLLGNSILVDLLGIAVGHIYYFLEDVFPNQPGGKRLLLTPRFLCRGTRPSKPFGKEAHLSPRPVKPRPGIFLFVQGLT
- the DERL3 gene encoding derlin-3 isoform X4; protein product: MAWQGLAAEFLQVPAVTRAYTAACVLTTAAVLELLSPFQLYFNPHLVFRKFQVWRLVTNFLFFGPLGFSFFFNMLFVFRYCRMLEEGSFRGRTADFVFMFLFGGILMTLLGLLGSLFFLGQALTVMLVYVWSRRNPRVRVNFFGLLTFHAPFLPWALMGFSLLLGNSILVDLLGIAVGHIYYFLEDVFPNQPGGKRLLLTPRFLKLLLDAPQEDPNYLPLPEEQPGPLQQ
- the DERL3 gene encoding derlin-3 isoform X3, whose product is MAWQGLAAEFLQVPAVTRAYTAACVLTTAAVQLELLSPFQLYFNPHLVFRKFQVWRLVTNFLFFGPLGFSFFFNMLFVFRYCRMLEEGSFRGRTADFVFMFLFGGILMTLLGLLGSLFFLGQALTVMLVYVWSRRNPRVRVNFFGLLTFHAPFLPWALMGFSLLLGNSILVDLLGIAVGHIYYFLEDVFPNQPGGKRLLLTPRFLKLLLDAPQEDPNYLPLPEEQPGPLQQ